In Drosophila yakuba strain Tai18E2 chromosome 2R, Prin_Dyak_Tai18E2_2.1, whole genome shotgun sequence, a single genomic region encodes these proteins:
- the LOC6529923 gene encoding uncharacterized protein LOC6529923 has product MQSFLGVALVLALLSLVASQATNSSQSMDLYILQNQRQYDAKIKQLADELANFKQLFQKQLTAIDVQADSMQLKLEQASAHLDPIILIDSWSKQCVQNYSATIPTITVARDSIIKCKESISGILNAPESTYNTLNNYYKNNVKNGLAQCLKLHPTAQLNYTLCVTKVIGDANKYTITTQNTFYTNLKSSECTADNRIRSSWLCSFGQVYSITTKVEQTQQLIDSCISNKLICGGFERQECPNKSSVTLAQIDPRNDTILNPFKSVTNDMNCLEFRIRR; this is encoded by the exons ATGCAGAGCTTTCTTGGAGTAGCACTCGTTCTGGCTCTTCTGAGCTTGGTGGCCAGTCAGGCGACGAACAGCTCCCAGTCCATGGACCTCTACATACTCCAGAATCAACGGCAGTACGACGCGAAGATCAAACAGCTGGCCGATGAATTAGCCAACTTCAAGCAGCTGTTCCAGAAGCAACTTACTGCCATAGACGTGCAAGCGGATTCGATGCAGCTTAAACTGGAACAAGCCTCCGCCCACCTGGATCCCATTATCCTGATCGATTCCTGGAGCAAGCAGTGCGTTCAGAACTACAGCGCTACTATACCCACGATCACCGTGGCCCGGGACTCCATTATAAAGTGCAAGGAGAGTATAAGTGGAATTTTGAACGCTCCTGAGAGCACCTACAACACCCTGAACAACTACTATAAGAACAACGTGAAGAACGGTTTGGCACAATGCCTAAAACTGCATCCTACTGCTCAGTTGAATTACACGCTCTGCGTAACCAAGGTG ATTGGTGATGCCAATAAGTACACTATTACCACACAGAATACCTTCTATACCAACCTGAAAAGTTCCGAGTGTACGGCTGATAACCGCATAAGAAGCTCCTGGCTGTGCTCCTTCGGACAGGTGTACTCCATTACCACCAAAGTGGAACAGACCCAGCAACTCATCGACTCCTGCATTTCCAACAAGCTAATCTGCGGCGGATTTGAGAGGCAAGAGTGTCCGAATAAGTCATCCGTAACTCTGGCGCAGATCGATCCTCGCAATGATACCATCCTGAACCCCTTCAAGTCTGTGACCAATGATATGAACTGTCTGGAGTTCCGGATCAGGAGATAA